From the genome of Candidatus Buchananbacteria bacterium, one region includes:
- the rodA gene encoding rod shape-determining protein RodA translates to MVLKRFSGILKNFDWVLFGACVLLICFGLAAIYSIAISSDEPNWVNFQKQIVFAVIGISLIFVISFFDYRLWRDFSYFLYAGVIILLLLVLFFGVTVSGTTGWFSVLGVNFQPVELAKVVLIIFLAWFFSTRGSDVRQFKNFLISAGATGLFFMLVMLQPDFGSGIILIFIWMFMLFFSKVNKKHLITTGVLFGVMAVVAWFFVFQPYQKDRILSFFDPQADPYGRGYHVRQAVTAVGAGQFFGRGLGFGSQSQLKFIPASETDFIFAVIAEELGFLGVGLILFFWSIIFYRLIRAAKLISAKDDFGAFFILGVSALFFVQIMINIGMNIGLVPVTGISLPFLSYGGSFLVISLVLIGMVESMIVRNEI, encoded by the coding sequence ATGGTCTTAAAAAGATTCTCAGGAATTTTAAAGAATTTCGATTGGGTATTGTTTGGTGCTTGCGTGTTGCTGATTTGTTTCGGCTTGGCGGCTATTTACAGTATCGCGATCAGTTCGGACGAACCAAACTGGGTTAATTTTCAAAAACAAATTGTGTTCGCTGTTATTGGCATTTCACTGATTTTTGTAATCAGTTTTTTTGATTATCGTCTTTGGCGCGATTTTAGTTATTTTTTATACGCTGGCGTGATTATTCTGTTGCTGCTGGTGTTATTTTTTGGTGTCACGGTCAGCGGTACCACGGGGTGGTTTTCGGTGCTGGGTGTTAATTTCCAGCCGGTTGAGTTGGCTAAAGTCGTATTAATCATTTTTTTGGCCTGGTTTTTTTCCACGCGCGGTTCGGATGTCCGGCAGTTTAAAAATTTTTTGATCAGCGCCGGAGCGACTGGATTATTTTTTATGCTGGTGATGTTGCAGCCGGATTTTGGATCTGGAATAATTTTGATTTTTATCTGGATGTTTATGCTGTTTTTTTCAAAAGTGAATAAAAAGCATCTGATTACAACCGGAGTATTATTTGGCGTGATGGCAGTGGTCGCTTGGTTTTTTGTTTTCCAGCCTTATCAGAAAGATCGTATTCTTTCGTTTTTTGATCCTCAGGCTGATCCATATGGCCGAGGGTACCACGTGCGCCAGGCCGTCACCGCCGTTGGCGCCGGGCAGTTTTTTGGCCGGGGTTTGGGGTTTGGTTCACAAAGCCAGTTAAAGTTTATTCCGGCCAGCGAAACAGACTTTATTTTTGCGGTGATCGCCGAAGAGCTTGGATTTTTAGGAGTGGGGTTAATTTTATTTTTTTGGTCAATTATTTTTTATCGGTTGATTCGGGCTGCGAAATTAATTTCCGCTAAAGATGACTTTGGTGCCTTTTTTATTCTGGGGGTTTCCGCGCTATTTTTTGTCCAAATCATGATTAACATCGGCATGAATATCGGTCTGGTTCCGGTAACTGGTATTTCGCTGCCGTTTTTAAGCTACGGCGGCAGTTTTCTAGTTATCAGTCTAGTGTTGATTGGCATGGTTGAAAGTATGATTGTTAGAAACGAAATCTAA